One window of Gloeothece citriformis PCC 7424 genomic DNA carries:
- the recN gene encoding DNA repair protein RecN, translating into MLSVLRIQNFTLIDQLELEFGTKLNVLTGETGAGKSIILDAIDVVLGGKANYRLIRQGTQQAMIEATFHLNPNLSLWLSQQQIDPLDDGTLVCTRELTLSSNSIRSRSRINGVLVNLSLINQLREHLVEITAQGQTVQLMDSAIQRELLDLYGGQPILTQRQKVVSVYEIAKTAHQTLEKRRQSEQQRLQRLDLLQYQLKELEEVKLTDPDELEQLEQERDRLSHVVDLQQLSYRVYQLLYQNDSGDLAIADLLADAESLLTNMAEYDNEINSVLEMVKTALTQIIEAGQQINAYGDGLEADPERLTEVEERILILKRICRKYGPTLPEVIAHYEKLQQELSELTDSEQSIEQLEKDYQIAQEKLIKTCEDLSELRQQAAEKLEKQLIKELKPLAMDKVIFACKIFPCTPGVTGADQIIFYFSPNPGEKIQPLSHTASGGEMSRFLLALKACFSQTDNPSHTLIFDEIDAGVSGKVAQAIAEKLHQLSEKHQILCVTHQPLVAAMADAHFRVEKEMIEDYSKQEDSQNGQLNFPEIRTVVRVRKLNNHQTRRDELALLTGGHSADEAIAFADSLLLKATAYRLGKS; encoded by the coding sequence ATGCTCTCTGTACTTAGGATACAAAACTTTACCCTGATTGACCAACTAGAACTAGAGTTTGGCACAAAATTAAACGTTTTGACGGGGGAAACTGGCGCAGGTAAATCAATTATTCTTGATGCGATCGATGTCGTCTTAGGGGGTAAAGCTAATTATCGTCTCATCCGCCAAGGCACTCAACAGGCTATGATAGAAGCTACCTTTCACCTTAATCCTAACCTGAGTCTGTGGCTATCTCAACAACAAATAGACCCCCTAGACGATGGAACTCTCGTCTGTACGAGAGAACTCACCCTAAGCAGTAATTCTATCCGATCGCGTTCTCGGATTAATGGGGTTTTAGTTAATTTATCATTAATCAATCAACTTCGAGAGCATTTGGTGGAAATTACGGCCCAAGGCCAAACCGTACAGTTAATGGACTCCGCTATCCAACGGGAATTACTCGATCTCTATGGGGGTCAACCGATTTTAACGCAACGGCAAAAAGTCGTCTCAGTTTACGAAATTGCCAAAACCGCTCATCAAACTTTAGAAAAACGCAGACAATCAGAACAACAACGCCTGCAACGGCTCGATTTACTTCAATATCAACTTAAAGAACTCGAAGAAGTTAAATTAACTGACCCTGACGAACTCGAACAATTAGAACAAGAACGCGATCGCCTTTCCCATGTGGTGGACTTGCAACAATTGAGTTATCGAGTCTATCAACTTCTGTATCAAAATGATAGCGGCGACTTAGCGATCGCCGATCTCTTGGCCGATGCTGAGTCACTCTTGACAAATATGGCAGAGTATGATAATGAAATTAATTCGGTTTTAGAGATGGTCAAAACGGCACTGACCCAAATTATAGAAGCCGGACAACAAATTAACGCTTATGGAGACGGTTTAGAAGCCGATCCAGAAAGATTAACAGAAGTAGAAGAACGCATTCTTATTTTAAAGCGAATTTGCCGTAAATATGGCCCCACGTTACCCGAAGTAATCGCACATTATGAGAAATTACAACAAGAATTAAGTGAATTAACTGATAGTGAACAGTCGATCGAACAATTAGAAAAAGATTATCAAATTGCCCAAGAAAAATTAATTAAAACCTGTGAAGATTTAAGCGAACTTCGTCAACAAGCAGCCGAAAAATTAGAAAAACAATTGATTAAAGAATTAAAACCTTTAGCAATGGACAAAGTTATTTTTGCTTGTAAAATCTTCCCTTGTACTCCTGGGGTAACGGGTGCAGATCAAATTATCTTTTATTTTAGTCCTAACCCAGGCGAAAAAATACAACCTCTTTCTCATACCGCTTCTGGGGGGGAAATGAGTCGTTTTCTCCTCGCCTTAAAAGCTTGTTTTTCCCAAACCGATAACCCCTCTCATACCCTGATTTTTGATGAAATAGACGCAGGAGTATCGGGAAAAGTTGCTCAAGCGATCGCAGAAAAATTGCATCAATTGAGTGAAAAACATCAAATTTTATGTGTCACTCATCAACCTTTAGTCGCAGCAATGGCCGATGCTCATTTTCGGGTCGAAAAAGAAATGATTGAAGACTATTCAAAACAAGAAGATTCCCAAAATGGTCAATTAAATTTTCCGGAAATTCGCACTGTAGTTAGAGTCAGAAAATTAAATAATCATCAAACTCGGCGAGATGAATTAGCTTTACTTACGGGGGGACATTCCGCAGATGAAGCGATCGCTTTTGCTGACTCTTTATTATTAAAAGCGACGGCCTATCGGTTGGGAAAGTCGTAG
- a CDS encoding helicase-related protein translates to MNNSELGKDLGRLFEVGFNIGILTYIDQNQITHHFGDLYRQDLQQLSFSKILRRLADKEQVVSQTHRKIVEKWAIFFIQKSFLAGLNFLGEYINSTGWKERHLKHLEILYYQCCFSGDNSIGTYPKDEKQAFREILSQLGHVATGINLDHYCQKGEFLKADTLILMRCNKELRIICIDYSVFSIKSIRDLLDIDNIEVLRSILLSELSYLKSKSVFSNLSLDTKNTELNLSQSLSLYYQAFKRQDKESIKAIQAGSYAYSFSEFLKDRGLLKDDASVIYNIIGYSDRGICGMTLNKNNCEILATCSHIYKHELKDQSIQEARQEVLNLIKRNAIRSFQNGKTFVDKLFNISQDGISPIVHDELIEGFTNSVDVIPEKLATELQLNPTLNLRQAHSELIKKALKSEATYIFLTGNPGIGKTTAISQFLKSETCLDEGFLFFYVSPRIQVNLDIIEKFTDPLTESLCDDRIFAINTNSRLIHNYGGNSTVHYLSNRYSENFKLKSVQFINQKNEANYRKNYHKTFSRLTEDQLQHQGQKNRAVLNSICEGIYTIINQNISNNIVATVAVQSLKKLFNNQDTLDYFKKIFKDIYNEREGQPIEKEIKNFSRRIKHLLIMIDEITGDDSGVEFLDRISQILSNYGLINNPYGINVKIIVADASLVEPDVINQHLSETSAEPNKIFFRKSPGESSPLSLQEFKFNRSSAIVINANSYPAKRLKITYHILIESLRFNDKIYLTKKYELQKKVQEKIVNNIQSFLSDPSAGQVIVYIQDKNRLADLIERIQEKKQDFQKYQDYLEIHASLSDLEKQQIFQYQNQVKIIFMTASASRGLSFPKAKHILVDIPRFEIEKNLMEVIQVIYRGRGNYQEEGIDKTLDNEEKEIIFYLSEQVVYYPHNSNSSPDESSYERELSLRESVLSLLNILLILKASVMTRIFGFGKIGKENFIIIPIGGKSVFAAGDTFSSKMSGLIKQLKREHYKDRTNQLLKEVSSQLENLFSSVEIILRDRPEVDRSTDLSYLDIQELFNHNFVNLLNNSFEELLNFPPLQTSYISGSLLVVPVAGKIIEEKYKMRLEQELAEIDKTKLLNQLERIYRNPNTAENLKFAIDQAIELVYLLQENPLKTQKLEQKSQYEDQYYLLPLFTFMCSEMMNQYFMGDNQEPDDRRFRDILESYLCSVYPVGNILPIGYNYKNFPFLLFRSYSLNEIRHKLFTDKYFLASNDLNVLNLILYQDS, encoded by the coding sequence ATGAATAATTCAGAATTAGGAAAAGATTTAGGACGTTTATTTGAAGTTGGATTTAATATAGGAATCTTAACTTATATTGACCAAAATCAAATCACGCATCATTTTGGGGATTTATATCGTCAAGACTTACAGCAGTTAAGTTTCTCTAAAATCCTCCGAAGACTAGCAGATAAAGAACAAGTTGTCAGTCAAACCCATCGGAAAATTGTAGAAAAATGGGCAATATTCTTCATTCAAAAAAGTTTTTTAGCGGGGTTAAATTTTTTGGGTGAGTATATTAACTCGACTGGATGGAAAGAACGTCATCTTAAGCATTTAGAAATTTTATATTATCAATGTTGCTTTTCCGGAGATAATAGTATAGGAACTTATCCCAAAGATGAAAAACAAGCTTTTAGAGAGATCTTATCTCAATTGGGTCATGTCGCAACTGGTATTAATTTAGATCACTATTGTCAAAAAGGAGAATTTTTAAAAGCTGATACTCTAATTTTGATGCGGTGTAACAAAGAATTAAGAATTATTTGTATCGATTATTCTGTCTTTTCGATTAAATCAATTCGAGATTTATTGGATATAGATAATATTGAAGTTCTTCGGAGTATTTTACTCAGTGAACTTAGTTATTTAAAAAGTAAAAGTGTGTTTTCTAATTTAAGTTTAGACACAAAAAACACTGAGCTAAATTTATCTCAAAGTTTATCTCTTTATTATCAAGCATTTAAACGTCAAGACAAAGAAAGTATCAAGGCCATTCAAGCCGGTAGTTATGCTTATAGTTTCTCAGAATTCCTCAAAGATAGAGGGTTACTCAAGGATGACGCTTCAGTTATTTATAATATTATCGGGTATAGCGATCGGGGAATTTGTGGGATGACGCTGAATAAAAATAATTGTGAGATTTTAGCGACTTGTTCCCATATTTATAAACATGAATTAAAAGATCAATCTATTCAAGAAGCACGTCAAGAGGTTTTAAATTTGATTAAGCGTAACGCCATTAGAAGCTTTCAAAATGGGAAAACTTTTGTCGATAAGCTTTTCAATATTTCTCAAGATGGAATTAGTCCTATTGTTCATGATGAACTGATAGAAGGGTTTACCAATTCAGTAGATGTTATTCCTGAAAAATTAGCGACCGAATTACAGCTTAATCCAACTTTAAACTTGAGACAAGCACATAGTGAACTCATTAAAAAAGCCTTAAAATCTGAGGCAACTTATATCTTTTTAACGGGTAATCCGGGAATTGGTAAAACAACAGCAATCTCACAATTTTTAAAAAGTGAAACTTGTTTAGATGAGGGGTTTTTATTCTTCTATGTCAGTCCGAGAATACAGGTTAACCTCGATATTATTGAAAAATTTACCGATCCTTTAACTGAATCTTTGTGTGACGATCGGATTTTTGCGATTAATACTAATTCTAGATTAATTCATAATTATGGCGGAAATTCTACCGTTCATTATCTGTCGAATCGATACTCGGAAAATTTTAAACTGAAGTCCGTTCAATTTATTAATCAGAAAAATGAGGCAAACTATCGAAAAAATTATCATAAAACTTTTTCCCGCTTAACCGAAGATCAACTTCAACATCAAGGACAAAAAAATCGAGCCGTCTTAAATAGTATCTGTGAAGGGATTTATACTATAATTAATCAAAACATCTCTAATAATATTGTAGCAACCGTTGCCGTACAGTCTTTAAAAAAGCTTTTTAATAATCAAGATACTTTAGATTATTTTAAAAAAATATTTAAAGACATTTATAACGAAAGAGAAGGTCAACCGATTGAAAAAGAGATTAAAAACTTCTCTCGTCGGATTAAACATTTATTGATCATGATTGATGAGATTACGGGAGATGATAGCGGGGTTGAATTTTTGGATAGAATCAGTCAAATTTTGTCTAATTATGGGTTGATTAATAATCCCTATGGCATCAATGTTAAAATTATTGTTGCTGATGCTTCTCTTGTTGAACCTGATGTTATTAATCAGCATCTTTCCGAAACTTCAGCAGAACCGAATAAAATCTTTTTTAGAAAGTCCCCCGGTGAATCTTCTCCTTTATCTCTACAAGAATTTAAATTTAATCGTTCATCAGCTATTGTTATTAATGCTAATTCTTATCCCGCTAAACGGTTAAAAATTACTTATCATATTTTGATTGAATCTTTAAGGTTTAATGACAAAATTTATTTAACTAAAAAGTATGAGTTACAGAAAAAAGTTCAAGAAAAAATAGTAAACAATATTCAGTCATTTTTATCAGACCCTTCTGCCGGACAAGTTATTGTCTATATTCAAGATAAAAATCGTTTAGCTGATTTAATTGAGCGAATCCAGGAAAAAAAACAGGATTTTCAAAAATATCAAGATTATTTAGAAATTCATGCCAGTTTGTCTGACCTAGAAAAACAGCAAATTTTTCAGTATCAAAATCAAGTAAAAATCATTTTTATGACTGCTTCTGCTAGTCGAGGATTATCCTTTCCTAAAGCTAAACATATACTCGTGGATATTCCTCGTTTTGAAATTGAAAAAAACCTCATGGAAGTGATTCAGGTCATTTATAGAGGTCGGGGAAATTATCAAGAAGAGGGGATTGATAAAACGTTAGATAATGAAGAAAAAGAGATTATTTTTTATTTATCTGAACAAGTTGTTTATTATCCTCATAATTCTAATTCTTCTCCTGATGAGTCTAGTTATGAACGAGAATTATCTTTACGAGAAAGTGTGCTAAGTCTTTTGAATATTTTGCTGATTTTAAAAGCTTCTGTCATGACCCGGATTTTTGGGTTTGGTAAAATTGGGAAAGAGAATTTTATCATTATTCCAATTGGAGGTAAATCAGTATTTGCAGCAGGAGACACATTTAGTAGTAAGATGAGTGGGTTAATTAAACAGTTAAAAAGAGAACATTATAAAGACCGCACAAATCAGCTATTAAAAGAAGTTTCTTCTCAATTAGAAAATTTATTCAGTTCAGTAGAAATTATTTTAAGAGATAGACCTGAAGTTGACAGAAGTACAGACTTATCTTATTTAGACATACAAGAATTATTTAATCATAATTTTGTTAATCTATTAAACAACAGTTTTGAGGAATTACTCAATTTTCCTCCTCTGCAAACCAGTTATATTAGTGGGAGTTTATTAGTTGTCCCTGTTGCAGGGAAAATCATCGAAGAAAAATATAAAATGCGATTAGAACAAGAACTGGCGGAGATCGATAAAACTAAATTATTAAACCAATTAGAGAGAATTTATCGGAATCCTAATACAGCAGAAAATTTAAAATTTGCTATTGATCAAGCTATTGAATTAGTCTATCTGCTTCAAGAAAATCCCCTCAAAACCCAAAAATTAGAACAAAAGAGTCAGTATGAAGATCAATATTATCTTTTGCCTTTGTTTACTTTTATGTGTAGTGAGATGATGAATCAATATTTTATGGGGGATAATCAAGAACCTGATGATCGACGGTTTCGAGATATACTAGAATCTTATCTGTGTTCAGTCTATCCAGTCGGGAATATTTTACCCATTGGATATAACTATAAAAATTTTCCTTTTTTACTCTTCAGAAGTTATAGTCTCAATGAGATTAGACATAAATTGTTTACTGATAAATATTTTTTAGCGTCTAATGATTTAAATGTTTTAAATTTAATTCTGTATCAGGATAGTTGA